A window of the Cicer arietinum cultivar CDC Frontier isolate Library 1 chromosome 6, Cicar.CDCFrontier_v2.0, whole genome shotgun sequence genome harbors these coding sequences:
- the LOC101509749 gene encoding uncharacterized protein: MKITLTKPFILKLFLISLFLSLPFLFLHLFSPQQRNHSQTITTTTTITTKDLKIRPGYTSYDTYIQRQLNKTLNPKLRKIWTTRDWNRKIPVFARFFEELQKKKLLEKTSKALCIGARVGQEVEALRRVGVIDSIGMDLVPYPPLVVKGDFHNQPFDNNTFDFEFSNVFDHALYPQRFVSEIERTLKVNGVCVLHVALSRRADKYSANDLYSVEPLVELFQNSDLVHVRGVDGFGLDTEVAFRKKQTHTPHRF; this comes from the coding sequence ATGAAAATCACACTAACAAAACCATTCATCCTCAAATTATTCCTcatctctctttttctctcccTCCCATTCCTCTTCCTCCACCTCTTCTCTCCCCAACAACGCAACCATTCACAAaccataacaacaacaacaacaataacaaccaaagaCCTAAAAATCAGACCCGGTTACACATCCTACGATACCTACATACAACGCCAACTCAACAAAACTCTCAACCCAAAACTCAGAAAAATATGGACAACACGCGACTGGAACCGGAAAATACCGGTTTTCGCACGATTCTTCGAAGAACTTCAAAAGAAGAAGCTTCTAGAAAAAACCTCAAAAGCTTTGTGCATAGGTGCACGCGTTGGACAAGAAGTTGAAGCTCTACGAAGAGTCGGTGTAATCGATTCCATTGGAATGGACCTTGTTCCGTATCCACCGTTGGTTGTGAAAGGTGATTTTCATAACCAACCGTTTGATAACAACACGTTCGATTTCGAATTCTCTAACGTCTTTGATCACGCGCTATATCCGCAACGGTTTGTTAGTGAGATCGAACGCACATTGAAGGTTAACGGCGTTTGTGTTTTACACGTGGCATTATCGCGACGCGCTGATAAATATTCCGCTAATGATCTGTATAGTGTTGAGCCTCTTGTTGAGCTTTTCCAGAATTCTGATTTGGTTCATGTTCGTGGTGTTGATGGTTTTGGATTGGATACCGAAGTTGCGTTTCGCAAGAAACAAACACACACTCCTCACCGCTTCTAA